The Desulfobotulus pelophilus region CAGTCCCAATGGAGCCAGTTCCGCATTGATGGCAATCATGCGTTCCGCGACTCTGTTCAGGGAATCTCCCCAGGCCCAGGAAACATCGTCGTTGGCAAAAAGTCCATAAACGCCGGGTTCTCTGGTTTTTTTATGTTCCAGCAACAGGTCGGTGATGCCTCCGTAGGCAGAAACAACAAAAATGCGGTTGTAGAGCGCGTCCTGTTTGCGATGGCCAAGGATGATGTTCTGCAGAACATCGCTGAAACGGGACATGGATGTGCCCCCTATTTTTTCAACGGTATGTCTGGTTTTCATTGTTCTTCCTTTGTCTGTTCTTACGGATAAACGGCTGTTATTGGCAGGCGCTTATTTTCAGGGAAATCTCGGATGTGTCGTGATGCCTGCAATTGTGATTCTGGACAGGATCCGAAGGGGAGGATGATGACAGTCTGCAGATTGTGCAGAAGGCGTCCAGAGTTTGGCATTTGGACAAAGTTTGTATATCTGTTGTGATGACATCCAAAAAGTGTAGACCTGTGAAGGGGAGTTGTCAAGAAAAACGTCAAAATAATGACGTGTTCTTTTCTGGCAAGGGGGAGGAGATGGGAAGAGTACGATGCATACTGCGGTGCGGTCATGGATGGAAAAGGCCCGTTATCTGGTAGATCTGTCCAGAACCGGGCCTTTGATGTGATTTGCCGCCGTGTTTAGCCGTTACGTCTTTCTTGTTGAATGGCGTCCAGAATGGCTGCGCCGCCCGCAGAAAGGATCTCTCCAGCAAGGTTGTGGCCCATATTTTCAGCGTCCCTGCCGTAACCTTCCACTTCTCTGGTAATAAGCTTCTGTCCCATGGGATCGATGATGCCCGCAGAAAGGCGCAGTCTGTTTTGATTCAGATCTGCAAAGGCAAAGGCCGGAATGCTGCATCCCCCCTCCAGACGGCGCAGAAAGGCACGCTCTGCCAGAAGTCGTGTTTCCGTGGGGTTGTGATTGACGGCAGCACGAATTTTTTCTTTACGTGCAGGGTCAAGGTGGGTAAAGGCTTCGATGGCAATGCAGCCCTGACCCACGGGTGGGATGAAAAGGGATAGGGGCAGTTTTTCTGCAATCAGGTCATCATAGCCCATGCGATGGACACCGGCAAAGGCGAGAATGAGGGCATCGCACTGGCCTTCGTCCATTTTACGGATGCGGGTCTGCAGATTGCCCCTCATGTCCACCACTTTGACATGGGGAAAGGCGTGTCGTAAAAGGGCGACCCTCCTCACCGAAGACGTCCCCACGGTCAGAGGCTTTTCTCTGTCATTGAGGCGGGCGGTTTTTCTGCGGCTTACAAGTACATCTCCCGGATATTCCCGTTCTGTAAAAGCGATGAGTTCAAAGCCTTCGGGAAGGATGGACTGCATATCCTTGGCGCTGTGGACGGCAATATCCATTTTGCCGGAGGCGAGGTCTGCTTCGATTTCCTCTGTAAAAACACCTTTGGAACCTATTTTGGCAATGGATACATCGAGTATTTTATCCCCTTTGGTTTCCAGGGGAATCAGCTCGGTTTCCATGCCTGCTTTATGCAGCAGGTCAGCAACGTGTCTGGCCTGCCAGAGGGCCAGTTCGCTTTTTCGGGTGCCTATGCGGATGGGGTACATGAAAAACTCCTTTATAAAAATACACCTGAAAAAATCAGGTCTTTGTATGCACAACAGGGGCATCCAGCACTACGCCACAAAGCGTAAGTCGGTACCATGGCTGTATAGCAGAAAAGGGGGGCAAATTAAAAGGTCCTTCCTTTTGCCGTCCCCGGTGTTTCTCTGTGTGCGGTCAAGACCCGTTCCTTTCGACATGAGTATTTGAACATATGGTAATTATAATGCCTTGTGCTTGTCGATTCCCAGAAAGCGGGCGGCATTTTTTCCGCAGATATTCAGGATTTCTTCCGTGGACAGGCCTGCTTTTTTCATATCCCTGAAATAGAGGGCAGGGGGCAGAAGGGGCCAGTCTGAGCCGAAAAGAAGCGGGCCACCGGATGCGTGCAGCAGAAAAGAATAGGTCTCATTTTTATAAAGAAAAGGGAAGGCGGCCGTGTCATAGGCAACAAGATCTCTTTTTCCGGTGAT contains the following coding sequences:
- the hemC gene encoding hydroxymethylbilane synthase; this encodes MYPIRIGTRKSELALWQARHVADLLHKAGMETELIPLETKGDKILDVSIAKIGSKGVFTEEIEADLASGKMDIAVHSAKDMQSILPEGFELIAFTEREYPGDVLVSRRKTARLNDREKPLTVGTSSVRRVALLRHAFPHVKVVDMRGNLQTRIRKMDEGQCDALILAFAGVHRMGYDDLIAEKLPLSLFIPPVGQGCIAIEAFTHLDPARKEKIRAAVNHNPTETRLLAERAFLRRLEGGCSIPAFAFADLNQNRLRLSAGIIDPMGQKLITREVEGYGRDAENMGHNLAGEILSAGGAAILDAIQQERRNG